In Enoplosus armatus isolate fEnoArm2 chromosome 2, fEnoArm2.hap1, whole genome shotgun sequence, one DNA window encodes the following:
- the LOC139290187 gene encoding LOW QUALITY PROTEIN: CD209 antigen-like protein C (The sequence of the model RefSeq protein was modified relative to this genomic sequence to represent the inferred CDS: inserted 1 base in 1 codon; substituted 1 base at 1 genomic stop codon) → MEMVLLQTSYNNLTKERDQLQTSYNNLXQERHQIXTSYNNLNKERDQLQTSYNKLVTEKKQLQEQFEALTKERNDLQRKLQTILIFTRQLKDNMWFGLTDIETEGTWKWVDGTLLTTSYWNQNEPDGHELKEEDCGEVKVHEMENSWNDKPCDMPNFWICETKVPL, encoded by the exons ATGGAGATGGTCCTGTTACAGACCAGCTACAACAACCTGACCAAAGAAAGAGACCAGTTACAGACCAGCTACAACAACC AACAAGAAAGACACCAGATATAGACCAGCTACAACAACCTGAACAAAGAAAGAGACCAGTTACAGACCAGTTACAACAAACTGgttacagagaaaaaacagctgcaagaacaatTTGAAGCCCTGACCAAAGAGAGAAATGATCTTCAGAGAAAGCTTCAAA CAATCCTG ATTTTCACAAGACAACTGAAGGATAACATGTGGTTTGGACTGACTGACATAGAGACAGAGGGGACATGGAAATGGGTTGATGGGACCCTGCTGACCACAAG CTACTGGAATCAAAATGAGCCTGACGGCCATGAACTCAAAGAAGAAGACTGTGGAGAAGTAAAAGTCCATGAAATGGAAAACAGCTGGAATGATAAACCATGTGATATGCCAAACTTCTGGATCTGTGAAACAAAAGTGCCTCTCTAA
- the LOC139290197 gene encoding CD209 antigen-like protein E, whose protein sequence is MVRFVQSEQSEITMDYVNLPDASDRNNALKSGGVTAAVPERKLYRLVAVSFGLLCILQAALNISLRLALHSSDSTVSCKNLTEETDELKRKLTNFDKYFQQGWVYFHPSFYYISSIKKSWTESRDDCLQRGADLMIINSKEEQDFTRKLHKLMWVGLTDREIKGTWKWVDGTPLTQSYWGPGEPNGFKGKNEDCVEINFDDLDNSWNDIPCESQNFWICEKMVAL, encoded by the exons ATGGTGAGGTTTGTCCAATCTGAGCAATCTGAGATCACTATGGATTACGTGAATCTACCTGATGCATCAGACAGGAATAATGCCCTAAAGAGTGGTGGAGTGACTGCAGCAGTGCCTG AGAGAAAACTCTACAGACTGGTTGCTGTGAGCTTCGGACTCCTGTGTATCCTTCAAGCTGCTCTCAACATTTCCCTGCGTCTTGCTCTCC ACAGTTCTGATAGTACAGTCAGCTGCAAAAACCTGACTGAAGAGACTGATGAGCTGAAGAGAAAACTGACTAACTTTG ATAAGTATTTCCAGCAAGGATGGGTGTATTTCCATCCCAGTTTCTATTACATTTCTTCTATCAAGAAATCCTGGACAGAAAGTAGAGATGACTGTCTGCAAAGAGGTGCAGATCTGATGATCATCAACAGCAAAGAAGAGCAG GACTTCACAAGAAAATTGCACAAGCTCATGTGGGTcggactgactgacagagaaatCAAAGGGACGTGGAAATGGGTGGATGGCACTCCACTGACCCAAAG ttaCTGGGGCCCTGGCGAGCCCAACGGttttaaaggcaaaaatgaaGACTGTGTAGAAATAAACTTCGATGATTTGGACAACAGCTGGAATGACATACCATGTGAAAGTCAAAACTTCTGGATCTGTGAAAAGATGGTGGCTTTATGA